In Buchnera aphidicola (Kaburagia rhusicola ensigallis), the following are encoded in one genomic region:
- the ilvD gene encoding dihydroxy-acid dehydratase has protein sequence MPKYRSSTTTQGRNMSGARSLWRATGMTDLDFSKPIIAVVNSFTEFVPGHIHLRTLGKLVSNEIHAEGGVAKEFNTIAIDDGIAMGHSGMLYSLPSRELIADSVEYMINAHCADAMICISNCDKITPGMLMAAMRLNIPSVFISGGPMESGRINIKGKVKKLDLIDAIVHSANPDISDDLVNEIEHSACPTCGSCSGLFTANSMNCLTEVLGLSLPGNGTLLATHIDRKKLFIESGKLIVKITKEYYEHNNQNVLPRNIASKEAFLNAMTLDIAMGGSTNTILHLLAAAQEGKINFRMSDVDVLSRKTPHLCKIAPNSPIYHMEDFHRSGGVMGLLAELNRICLLNKNTYNILGLNLEETLNKYDILTTKDKNVIDMFHAGPFGKKTVQPFTQAYKWKSLDKDRQYGCIRSYQFAFSHDGGLAILYGNIAKNGCVVKTAGVKKQNLVFRGNAIVFESQEDAVTAILKGKIKKGSVIVIRYEGPKGGPGMQEMLYPTTYLKAMGLHECCALITDGRFSGGTSGLSIGHISPEAASKGNIALIENNDVIDIDIPRRVIHLNITQDELSLRTEKECKRKQSSYTPKFRKRYISSALKMYALFATSADQGAIRKI, from the coding sequence ATGCCAAAGTATCGTTCTTCAACAACTACTCAAGGACGCAATATGTCGGGAGCGAGATCATTATGGAGAGCTACAGGCATGACTGATTTAGATTTTAGTAAGCCTATTATTGCAGTTGTGAATTCTTTTACTGAATTTGTTCCTGGACATATTCATTTACGAACGTTAGGTAAACTTGTTTCTAATGAAATTCATGCAGAAGGAGGAGTGGCTAAAGAATTTAATACTATTGCTATAGATGATGGAATTGCTATGGGACATTCCGGAATGTTGTATTCTCTTCCATCTCGCGAATTAATAGCAGATTCTGTAGAATATATGATTAATGCGCATTGTGCAGACGCTATGATATGTATTTCAAATTGTGATAAAATTACTCCAGGTATGTTGATGGCAGCTATGCGTTTAAATATTCCATCTGTATTTATTTCTGGTGGACCAATGGAGTCTGGACGAATTAATATAAAAGGAAAAGTTAAAAAATTGGATTTAATAGATGCTATTGTACATAGTGCTAACCCAGATATTTCAGATGATTTAGTTAATGAAATCGAGCATTCTGCTTGTCCTACTTGTGGTTCTTGTTCTGGTCTATTTACTGCTAATTCTATGAATTGTCTTACGGAAGTACTAGGTTTATCGTTACCTGGTAATGGTACATTATTAGCAACACATATAGATAGAAAAAAATTGTTTATTGAATCAGGAAAATTAATCGTTAAAATAACTAAAGAGTATTATGAGCATAATAATCAAAATGTGTTACCTCGAAATATAGCTTCAAAAGAAGCTTTTTTAAATGCTATGACTTTAGATATTGCTATGGGTGGATCCACGAATACTATATTACATTTGTTAGCAGCCGCTCAAGAAGGGAAAATTAACTTTAGAATGTCAGATGTTGACGTTTTATCTAGAAAAACTCCTCATTTATGCAAAATAGCTCCAAATAGTCCTATATATCATATGGAAGATTTTCATCGTTCTGGTGGAGTAATGGGTTTACTTGCAGAATTAAATCGTATTTGTTTATTAAATAAAAATACATACAATATACTTGGATTAAATTTGGAAGAAACATTAAACAAATATGATATTTTAACAACAAAAGATAAAAATGTTATAGATATGTTTCATGCAGGCCCTTTTGGAAAAAAAACAGTGCAACCATTTACTCAAGCATATAAATGGAAATCACTAGATAAAGATCGTCAATATGGATGTATTCGATCTTATCAGTTTGCTTTTAGTCATGATGGAGGATTAGCTATATTATATGGTAATATTGCAAAAAATGGTTGTGTTGTTAAAACTGCTGGAGTTAAAAAACAAAATTTAGTGTTTAGAGGTAATGCAATCGTATTTGAAAGTCAAGAAGATGCAGTAACAGCAATTCTAAAAGGAAAAATTAAAAAAGGTAGTGTCATTGTTATACGTTATGAAGGTCCAAAAGGAGGCCCTGGTATGCAAGAAATGTTGTATCCTACTACTTATTTAAAGGCAATGGGTTTACATGAATGTTGTGCTTTAATAACAGATGGTCGATTCTCTGGAGGTACTTCTGGCTTATCTATAGGACATATTTCTCCTGAAGCAGCTAGTAAGGGAAATATTGCTTTAATTGAAAATAATGATGTTATTGATATTGATATACCTCGTCGTGTTATACATTTGAATATTACTCAAGATGAACTATCATTGAGAACAGAAAAAGAATGTAAAAGAAAGCAATCATCTTATACTCCTAAATTTCGGAAACGTTATATATCGTCTGCATTGAAAATGTATGCATTGTTTGCTACAAGTGCAGATCAGGGTGCGATTAGAAAAATATAA
- the dapF gene encoding diaminopimelate epimerase: MNFSKMHGLENDFIVLNNIVGNLYFTPQIIQCLSHRRTGIGFDQLLMLESPIKEKTDFHYRIFNANGMEVSQCGNGARCLALFLILNKIVKKKIICVSTNTRIMILRILKNQQVCVDMGVPLFKPQYIPYLGFSIKNYFSTLILGKTIKYYIASMGNPHCIIIVKDVTNYPVKEVGSILSIHKLFPEGVNVGFMEIVSTTQILLRVYERGVGETRSCGSGACAAVAVGIKEKILSRKVQVDLLGGQLKIYWNGHLEHLYMIGSATHVYDGYFCL; this comes from the coding sequence ATAAATTTTTCTAAAATGCATGGATTGGAAAATGATTTTATAGTTTTAAATAATATTGTGGGTAATTTATATTTTACGCCTCAAATTATACAATGTTTATCCCATCGACGTACAGGAATTGGTTTTGATCAATTATTAATGTTAGAATCCCCTATAAAAGAAAAAACGGATTTTCATTATCGTATTTTTAATGCAAATGGAATGGAGGTATCGCAATGCGGAAATGGTGCTCGATGCTTGGCGTTATTTTTAATATTAAATAAAATTGTTAAGAAGAAAATAATTTGTGTTAGTACTAACACTAGGATAATGATTTTACGTATATTAAAAAATCAACAAGTGTGCGTAGATATGGGTGTTCCATTATTTAAACCACAATATATACCTTATTTAGGATTTAGTATTAAAAATTATTTTTCTACTTTAATTTTAGGGAAAACAATAAAATATTATATTGCTTCAATGGGTAACCCTCATTGTATTATTATTGTAAAAGACGTTACAAATTATCCAGTAAAAGAAGTTGGTTCTATTCTGAGTATTCATAAATTGTTTCCTGAAGGAGTAAATGTTGGTTTTATGGAAATTGTATCAACAACACAAATCTTGCTTCGAGTTTACGAAAGAGGAGTAGGGGAAACACGATCATGCGGTAGTGGTGCTTGTGCTGCTGTTGCAGTAGGAATTAAGGAAAAAATATTGTCTAGAAAAGTTCAAGTAGATTTATTGGGTGGGCAATTGAAAATATATTGGAATGGACATTTAGAGCATTTATATATGATAGGTTCAGCTACGCATGTGTATGATGGATATTTTTGTTTATGA
- the cyaY gene encoding iron donor protein CyaY, with translation MNNFNFHKLTDQLFLSIEYNIDNYRGKSDIDYEKNYNVITITFENKKRIIINKQEPLHQVWLATHDLGYHFEYKKPQWICNRTQQEFWYVLGKSCSNQTHENIKFSNLNVR, from the coding sequence ATGAACAATTTTAACTTTCATAAATTAACTGATCAACTATTTCTTTCGATAGAATACAATATTGATAATTATAGAGGAAAATCAGACATTGATTATGAAAAAAATTATAATGTAATAACAATAACTTTTGAAAATAAAAAAAGAATTATTATTAATAAACAAGAACCATTACACCAAGTTTGGTTAGCTACACACGATTTAGGATACCATTTTGAATACAAAAAACCTCAATGGATATGTAATCGTACTCAACAAGAATTCTGGTATGTTTTAGGAAAATCGTGTTCAAATCAAACCCATGAAAACATTAAATTTTCCAATTTAAACGTACGATAA
- a CDS encoding 3'-5' exonuclease, with protein MDLNINQNKAVHYISGPCLILAGAGSGKTQVIIKKIIHLVDKCHFNPKNIFAITFTNKAANEMKNRITNQLASHVVKQLTVSTFHALGLNIIKCERNYLNIQSNFSIFDEQDQISVLKNITKKKDKTFLKTVRFAISSWKNKLMDSYNAKINAQSDLEKDYASYYELYELYLKSCNTLDFDDLLFLPTLLLKSKTFLQQKWEKKIQYLLVDEYQDTNSIQYELIKLLNINCPNFTLVGDDDQSIYSWRGARVHNFLLLKTDYPKLRIIKLEHNYRSSGRILKIANYLIKKNPHIFEKKLFSNLEYGSIVNIISAKNEEEEAKLVLRRILAHKYLNTNKYQDYAILYRNNYQVKIFEKTLINFKIPYNIVTSSSFFSRPEIKDLLAYLKLILNPNDDIAFLKIINKPPRGIGIITLNKLKEWSKKRKQSLFYSSSDFGLQFILTPRSFDALQKFLFLIKTLTEDIYTQPIVMLNNLVSNIEYDTWLFKTVKSLKLYEISIKNMHMLLNWMVELIKKHKNPDKSHALSEILTQFILHNELEDKNRNGDKVQLMTLHASKGLEFAYVFIVGMEEGVLPHKSSVSNNIDEERRLMYVGITRAKKELFLSYSETRYQYGETIYTSPSRFLLELPKNDVFWTINPVKDNIRNFHNKNVFCIKNIRKRLE; from the coding sequence ATGGATTTAAATATAAACCAAAATAAAGCTGTTCATTACATTTCAGGTCCTTGTTTAATATTAGCTGGAGCAGGATCAGGAAAAACACAAGTAATTATAAAAAAAATTATTCACTTAGTTGATAAATGTCATTTTAATCCAAAAAATATTTTTGCTATCACCTTTACTAATAAAGCTGCAAATGAAATGAAAAATAGAATTACTAATCAATTAGCTTCTCATGTTGTAAAGCAACTTACTGTTTCAACATTTCATGCGTTAGGATTAAATATTATTAAATGTGAACGTAATTATCTAAATATTCAATCTAATTTTTCTATCTTTGACGAACAAGATCAAATATCTGTATTAAAAAATATTACGAAAAAAAAAGATAAGACATTTTTAAAAACAGTTCGTTTTGCTATTTCTAGTTGGAAAAATAAATTGATGGATTCTTATAACGCAAAAATTAATGCGCAATCTGATTTGGAAAAAGATTATGCATCTTATTATGAATTATATGAATTATATCTCAAGTCATGTAATACATTAGATTTTGATGATTTACTTTTTTTGCCTACATTGTTGTTAAAAAGTAAAACATTTTTACAACAGAAATGGGAAAAAAAAATTCAATATTTATTAGTTGATGAATATCAAGATACTAATAGTATTCAATATGAATTAATAAAGTTGTTAAACATTAATTGTCCAAATTTTACTTTAGTAGGTGATGACGATCAATCTATTTATTCTTGGAGAGGAGCTAGAGTACATAACTTTTTATTATTAAAAACAGATTATCCAAAATTACGTATAATAAAATTAGAACATAATTATCGTTCTTCCGGTAGAATTTTAAAAATTGCAAACTATTTAATAAAAAAAAATCCACATATTTTTGAAAAAAAATTATTTTCTAACTTAGAATATGGATCTATTGTAAATATAATATCTGCTAAAAATGAAGAAGAAGAAGCTAAATTAGTACTAAGAAGAATATTAGCTCATAAGTATCTTAATACAAATAAATACCAAGATTATGCCATATTATATCGAAATAATTATCAAGTTAAAATATTTGAAAAAACATTAATAAATTTTAAAATTCCATATAATATTGTAACTAGTTCATCCTTTTTTTCTCGTCCTGAAATTAAAGATTTATTAGCATATTTAAAATTAATACTTAATCCAAATGATGATATAGCTTTTTTAAAAATAATAAATAAACCCCCTAGAGGGATAGGTATCATTACTTTAAATAAATTAAAAGAATGGAGTAAAAAGAGAAAACAAAGTTTGTTTTATTCCAGTAGTGACTTCGGTTTACAGTTTATTTTAACACCTCGCAGTTTTGATGCGCTACAAAAATTTTTGTTTTTAATCAAAACATTGACAGAAGATATTTATACCCAACCTATAGTTATGTTGAATAATCTTGTTTCTAATATAGAATATGATACATGGCTATTTAAAACTGTGAAAAGTTTAAAATTGTATGAAATTAGCATAAAAAATATGCATATGTTGTTGAATTGGATGGTTGAGTTAATAAAGAAACACAAAAATCCAGATAAATCTCATGCTCTTTCAGAAATTTTAACTCAATTTATTCTTCACAATGAGTTGGAAGATAAAAATCGTAATGGCGATAAAGTTCAATTAATGACGTTGCATGCTTCTAAAGGATTGGAGTTTGCTTATGTATTTATAGTAGGAATGGAAGAGGGAGTTTTGCCCCATAAAAGTTCTGTAAGCAACAATATAGATGAAGAACGACGATTAATGTATGTTGGTATTACTAGAGCTAAAAAAGAACTGTTTCTTAGTTATTCTGAAACGCGTTATCAGTATGGAGAAACAATTTATACTTCTCCTAGTCGGTTTTTGTTAGAATTGCCAAAAAACGATGTATTTTGGACAATAAATCCAGTTAAAGATAATATTAGAAATTTTCATAATAAAAATGTTTTTTGTATTAAAAATATACGTAAACGTTTAGAATAA
- the rho gene encoding transcription termination factor Rho translates to MNLTALKNIPVSELIILGDNAGLENLARMRKQDIIFSILKQHAKSGEDIFGDGVLEILQDGFGFLRSSDSSYLAGPDDIYVSPSQIRRFNLRTGDTISGKIRPPKEGERYFALLKVNKVNYDKPENARSKILFENLTPLHANSRLRMERGNGSTEDLTARVLDLASPIGRGQRGLIVAPPKAGKTMLLQNIAQSIAYNHPDCVLMVLLIDERPEEVTEMCRLVKGEVVASTFDEPASRHVQVAEMVIEKAKRLVEHRKDVIILLDSITRLARAYNTVVPASGKVLTGGVDANALHRPKRFFGAARNVEEGGSLTIIATALIDTGSKMDEVIYEEFKGTGNMELPLSRKIAEKRVFPAIDYNRSGTRKEELLTQPDELQKMWILRKIIHPMSEIDAMEFLIDKLAMTKTNNEFFDMMKRS, encoded by the coding sequence ATGAATCTTACTGCATTAAAAAATATACCAGTTTCTGAATTAATCATTCTTGGTGATAATGCAGGATTGGAAAATTTAGCACGTATGAGAAAACAAGATATTATTTTTTCCATATTAAAACAACATGCAAAAAGTGGAGAAGATATATTTGGAGACGGTGTTTTAGAAATTTTACAAGATGGATTTGGTTTTTTGCGTTCTTCTGATAGTTCGTATTTAGCAGGTCCTGATGACATTTATGTTTCTCCTAGTCAAATTCGGAGATTTAATTTACGAACAGGTGATACTATTTCTGGTAAAATTCGTCCTCCAAAAGAAGGTGAAAGATATTTTGCATTATTGAAAGTTAATAAAGTAAATTATGATAAACCTGAAAATGCTAGGAGTAAAATTTTATTTGAAAATTTAACTCCTTTGCATGCTAATTCTCGTTTGCGAATGGAAAGGGGTAATGGTTCTACTGAAGATTTAACCGCACGAGTATTAGATTTAGCATCTCCTATTGGAAGAGGACAAAGAGGTTTGATTGTAGCCCCTCCTAAAGCTGGTAAAACAATGCTTTTACAAAATATAGCGCAAAGTATTGCTTACAATCATCCTGATTGTGTTTTAATGGTTTTGCTTATAGATGAAAGACCAGAAGAAGTAACTGAAATGTGTAGATTAGTTAAAGGAGAAGTAGTTGCTTCTACATTTGATGAACCAGCTTCTAGACATGTGCAAGTGGCAGAAATGGTAATTGAAAAAGCAAAAAGATTGGTAGAACATAGAAAAGATGTTATTATATTGTTAGATTCTATTACAAGATTGGCTAGAGCTTATAATACTGTAGTACCAGCATCAGGTAAAGTATTAACAGGTGGAGTAGATGCAAATGCTTTGCATAGACCTAAGCGTTTTTTTGGTGCTGCGCGTAATGTAGAAGAAGGAGGTAGTTTAACTATCATAGCAACAGCATTAATCGATACGGGTTCAAAAATGGATGAAGTGATTTATGAAGAATTTAAAGGAACAGGAAATATGGAACTACCTTTATCAAGAAAAATAGCAGAAAAACGTGTTTTTCCAGCAATTGATTATAATAGATCAGGAACGAGAAAAGAAGAATTATTGACTCAACCTGATGAATTACAAAAGATGTGGATTTTGCGAAAAATAATCCATCCTATGAGTGAAATTGACGCTATGGAGTTCTTAATAGACAAGTTGGCAATGACTAAAACTAATAATGAATTTTTTGATATGATGAAACGTTCTTAA
- a CDS encoding MFS transporter → MHFLNKKLILKNQRHISKYKDMQIQESINDNKYYIEKGTKKFIEVTISFFLAGFATFSILYCVQPILFLFSKSFSLTPAESSLSLSSSTAMMAIGMLFTGPLSDRIGRKKVMSISLLLATFFTFCCSQMSSWENIIFMRALTGLALSGVAAVAMTYLSEEIHPSTLSFSMGLYISGNTIGGFFGRFLSSFLAESFSWRLALEWISILAFIFSVFFIYLLPHSENFRSVSLHPRKIFTHFILQWKNPVLSKLFMMGFLLMGSFITIFNYIGYRLLSKPFYVDHNTIGMLSIIYLIGVYSSPKAGILIKKYTKGIMLISSLIMMIIGILISQWNEIILVVLGLIFFAAGFFAAHSVTSTWIGQHGNNNKGYTSSIYLFSYYLGSSVLGTISGMFWIMGKWIGISVFVIIALCIGIILAIRLNSITYNIRKQ, encoded by the coding sequence TTGCATTTTTTAAATAAAAAATTGATTTTAAAGAATCAACGTCATATTAGTAAATATAAAGATATGCAAATTCAAGAAAGTATAAATGATAATAAATATTATATAGAAAAAGGTACAAAAAAGTTTATAGAAGTAACAATTTCTTTTTTTTTAGCAGGTTTTGCAACATTTTCTATTTTATATTGTGTGCAGCCTATTTTATTTTTATTCTCTAAGAGTTTTTCTTTAACCCCTGCAGAAAGTAGTTTGTCGTTATCATCTTCTACTGCTATGATGGCAATAGGTATGTTATTTACAGGTCCATTATCAGATAGAATAGGCAGAAAGAAAGTTATGTCTATCTCTTTATTACTGGCAACTTTTTTTACTTTTTGTTGTTCTCAAATGAGTAGTTGGGAAAATATTATATTTATGAGAGCCCTAACAGGGTTAGCATTAAGCGGTGTAGCAGCTGTAGCTATGACATATCTCAGCGAAGAAATACATCCAAGTACTTTATCGTTTTCTATGGGATTATATATTAGTGGAAATACTATTGGTGGTTTTTTTGGTAGATTTTTGAGTAGTTTTTTAGCAGAAAGTTTTTCATGGAGATTAGCATTAGAGTGGATTAGTATTTTAGCGTTTATTTTTTCAGTTTTTTTTATATATTTATTACCACATTCAGAAAATTTTCGTTCTGTTTCGTTACATCCCCGAAAGATTTTTACTCATTTTATATTACAATGGAAAAACCCTGTTTTATCTAAATTATTTATGATGGGGTTTCTTTTAATGGGTAGTTTTATTACAATTTTTAATTATATTGGATATAGATTGTTGTCCAAACCATTTTATGTAGATCATAATACGATAGGTATGTTATCAATTATTTATTTAATAGGTGTATACAGTTCTCCTAAAGCAGGTATTCTTATTAAAAAATATACTAAAGGTATCATGCTAATATCATCTTTAATCATGATGATTATCGGTATTTTAATTTCGCAATGGAATGAAATAATTTTAGTTGTATTAGGCTTAATATTTTTTGCAGCTGGATTTTTTGCAGCACATTCCGTGACTAGTACGTGGATAGGACAACATGGAAATAACAATAAGGGTTATACTTCATCTATTTATTTGTTTTCATATTATTTAGGATCTAGTGTTTTAGGTACAATTAGTGGCATGTTTTGGATAATGGGAAAATGGATAGGAATTTCAGTTTTTGTTATTATTGCTTTATGTATTGGAATCATATTAGCAATACGATTAAATAGTATAACTTACAATATAAGAAAACAATAG
- the ilvC gene encoding ketol-acid reductoisomerase: MKNYFNLLNFRQKLSNLQQCQLIEKRFFSEKSNVLKNKNIVIVGCGSQGLNQGLNMRDSGLHVSFALRHTSILEKNQSWMNATTHGFFVGTYEDIIPTADLVINLTPDKQHKQVVTLLQKFMKKNAVLGYSHGFNIVEMGQSIRSDITVIMVAPKCPGTEVRQEYMRGFGVPALIAVHSENDPFQIGLDIAKSWAISIGSHRAGILHSSFVAEVKSDLMGEQTILCGMLQASSLVFYEYLVSQNINSNYAGKLVQSGWEVITESLKHGGITLMLDRLSNTAKIRACVLSTQLKRMFASLFRKHMDDIISGEFSKCMMNDWENNDKKLKEWRLETRNTDFEKCNTYYSNILEQEYFDHGLLMVAVLKAGIELSFEVMIESGIKEESAYYESLHELPLIANTISRKRLYEMNLVISDTAEYGSYLFANTAMPLLKEFVNELQPGDLGKKIFDAKVDNLVLNKINNDVRNHPIELVGKKLRQYMTDMKPIKIS; the protein is encoded by the coding sequence ATGAAAAATTATTTCAATTTACTTAATTTTCGTCAAAAATTAAGTAATCTGCAACAATGTCAATTGATAGAAAAACGTTTTTTTTCTGAAAAAAGCAACGTTTTAAAAAATAAAAATATCGTTATTGTCGGATGTGGTTCGCAAGGTTTAAATCAAGGTTTAAATATGCGAGATTCAGGTCTACATGTTTCTTTTGCATTACGGCATACTTCTATTTTAGAAAAAAATCAGTCTTGGATGAATGCTACTACTCATGGGTTTTTTGTAGGTACATATGAAGATATTATTCCTACAGCAGATTTAGTTATAAATTTAACTCCTGATAAACAACATAAACAAGTAGTAACATTGTTGCAAAAGTTTATGAAAAAAAACGCTGTTCTTGGTTATTCTCATGGATTTAATATCGTTGAGATGGGTCAATCTATACGAAGCGATATTACAGTAATTATGGTTGCTCCGAAATGTCCAGGAACAGAAGTAAGACAAGAATATATGCGAGGTTTCGGCGTGCCTGCTTTGATTGCTGTGCATTCTGAAAATGATCCATTTCAAATTGGACTTGATATTGCAAAATCTTGGGCTATTTCTATTGGTAGTCATCGCGCAGGCATTTTACACTCTTCTTTTGTAGCAGAAGTGAAATCAGATTTAATGGGTGAGCAGACTATTTTATGTGGGATGTTACAAGCTAGTTCTTTAGTTTTTTATGAATATCTTGTTTCTCAAAATATTAATTCAAATTATGCAGGAAAATTAGTGCAATCAGGATGGGAAGTTATTACTGAATCACTTAAACACGGTGGAATTACATTAATGCTAGACAGGTTGTCTAATACTGCGAAAATTAGAGCATGTGTTCTATCTACGCAATTAAAACGCATGTTTGCTTCTTTATTTAGAAAGCATATGGATGATATTATTTCAGGCGAATTTTCTAAATGCATGATGAATGATTGGGAAAATAATGATAAAAAATTGAAAGAATGGAGATTAGAGACACGAAATACTGATTTCGAGAAATGCAATACGTATTATAGTAATATACTAGAACAAGAATATTTTGATCATGGGTTATTGATGGTTGCGGTATTAAAGGCTGGTATTGAATTGTCATTTGAAGTTATGATTGAATCAGGAATTAAGGAAGAATCAGCATATTATGAATCTTTGCATGAATTGCCGTTAATAGCTAATACTATTTCTCGAAAACGTCTTTATGAAATGAATTTAGTCATTTCTGATACTGCTGAGTATGGAAGTTATCTTTTTGCGAATACAGCTATGCCTTTATTAAAAGAATTTGTAAATGAACTACAACCAGGTGATCTTGGAAAAAAAATTTTTGATGCAAAAGTGGACAATTTAGTCTTAAACAAGATAAACAATGATGTTAGAAATCATCCTATAGAGTTAGTTGGTAAAAAATTGAGGCAATATATGACTGATATGAAACCTATTAAAATCAGTTAA
- a CDS encoding inorganic phosphate transporter, translating to MSFLFSYSNYNSNFLIIIAFLMILSYEVINGFHDSANAIATIIYTHTLSSELAVIVSGIFNFLGVMFGGLSVAYTIVHLLSIDLLLNINSLHGLKAIFSILFAAMLWNLCTWFFYLPTSSSHTLIGTIIGINITYAISNHFSIINSFNFSKLLNVFLSLIISPILGLVFSGILVLLFQRFWKISNNNSCYYTTNTIQNSYDQYHQHVSPPFLVKTVLILSSIGVSYSHGANDGQKGIGLIMLVLICLFPSEYFVNLNASQCDIHQTKSSVLNLKKYYMHNKFSLQKSIDIMSQRATDIKLTSFKRSSDEKILEICHYTYNLLQGKSSYTELNIDQRYRLRQSLLYITEFIDIVNQDFMIKSNDKRFLNNLKKDLSYTIEYAPIWIIVLVALSLSIGTVIGWRRIAMTFGEKIGKKNMTYAQAMASQLTSAISIGTASYTGIPVSTTHIVSSSITGTILINGDEVQMRTIKNIIVAWILTFPISMILSSSLYWISLKFIS from the coding sequence ATGTCTTTTCTGTTTTCTTATTCGAATTATAATAGTAATTTTTTAATAATTATTGCTTTTTTAATGATTTTATCATATGAAGTAATTAATGGTTTTCATGATTCTGCTAATGCCATAGCTACTATAATTTATACTCATACACTTAGTTCAGAGTTAGCTGTTATAGTTTCTGGAATTTTTAATTTTTTAGGAGTCATGTTTGGAGGATTGAGTGTTGCTTATACTATCGTACATCTTCTCTCTATTGACTTATTATTAAATATTAATTCGTTACATGGTTTAAAAGCTATTTTTTCTATTTTATTTGCTGCTATGTTATGGAATTTATGTACGTGGTTTTTTTATTTACCTACTTCTAGTTCTCATACATTGATTGGAACCATTATTGGAATTAACATTACTTATGCTATAAGTAATCATTTTTCTATTATTAACTCTTTTAATTTTAGTAAATTATTAAATGTATTTTTATCTTTGATCATTTCTCCAATATTAGGTCTAGTATTTTCTGGAATTTTAGTTTTACTTTTTCAACGTTTTTGGAAGATTAGTAACAATAATAGTTGTTATTATACTACTAATACAATTCAAAATAGTTATGATCAGTATCATCAACATGTTAGTCCTCCATTTTTAGTTAAAACTGTATTAATTTTATCTTCAATAGGAGTTAGTTATTCGCATGGAGCAAATGACGGTCAAAAAGGAATTGGATTAATTATGTTAGTTTTAATATGTCTTTTTCCATCTGAATATTTTGTAAATTTAAATGCATCGCAATGCGATATCCATCAAACTAAAAGTTCTGTTTTAAATTTAAAAAAATATTATATGCATAATAAATTTAGTTTACAAAAAAGTATAGATATTATGTCTCAACGCGCAACAGATATTAAATTAACGTCTTTTAAACGATCTTCTGATGAAAAAATATTAGAAATTTGTCATTATACATATAATTTATTGCAAGGCAAATCAAGTTATACAGAATTAAATATCGATCAACGTTATAGATTACGTCAGTCATTACTTTATATTACTGAATTTATAGATATAGTTAATCAAGATTTTATGATTAAATCCAACGACAAACGTTTTTTAAATAATTTGAAAAAAGATTTGTCATATACTATTGAATATGCTCCTATATGGATAATTGTATTGGTAGCATTATCATTGTCTATTGGAACTGTTATAGGGTGGAGAAGAATAGCAATGACATTTGGAGAAAAAATTGGAAAGAAAAATATGACATATGCACAAGCTATGGCATCTCAATTAACATCTGCTATTTCTATAGGTACAGCTAGTTATACTGGAATCCCGGTTTCAACTACTCATATTGTTTCTTCGTCTATTACTGGAACTATATTGATTAATGGAGATGAAGTACAAATGCGTACTATAAAAAATATTATTGTTGCTTGGATATTAACTTTTCCTATTTCTATGATATTGTCTAGTAGTTTATATTGGATTAGTTTAAAATTTATTAGTTAA
- the trxA gene encoding thioredoxin TrxA — MKGNIINLNDENFNEKVLESNKTVLVDFWANWCHPCKILSPILEEISIEYNQNLIIAKIDIDANPNIAPKYSIRGIPALLLFQKGKLIATKIGSLSKSQLKDFLDTNLKHT, encoded by the coding sequence ATGAAAGGAAATATAATTAATTTAAATGATGAAAACTTTAATGAAAAAGTTTTGGAATCTAATAAGACAGTATTAGTTGATTTTTGGGCGAATTGGTGCCATCCGTGCAAAATATTATCTCCTATTTTAGAAGAAATATCTATAGAATATAATCAGAATTTAATTATTGCAAAAATAGATATTGATGCTAATCCTAATATTGCGCCTAAATATTCAATTAGAGGAATTCCTGCATTATTGTTATTTCAAAAAGGTAAATTAATAGCTACTAAAATTGGTTCTTTGTCTAAAAGTCAGTTAAAAGATTTTTTGGATACTAATTTAAAACACACATAA